The Aureispira anguillae genome contains a region encoding:
- a CDS encoding leucine-rich repeat domain-containing protein encodes MQLTPEELKNLSSLLLSTDDNNTQIAFEILEAQTFPKELFTEAFVVFKLSENTELKRKAAAFLYQQGSSNVSQIMSRDLRLTQKGQVAPTEQTIKKNIDSYVEMSYGELDGMKMAFAMYNKYNVGLKYLLDRLPIDLKKELLKTFISGTSFKLNNCALTKIPTELYDFTELTEIDLSDNKIKIIPAKIKAFEQLESLNISNNSISKLNKALTLLPNLKRLNISNNKFVEFPAVICQLSQLEYLNMVDLNHLLLGETIPVPPEISQLKQVKEIKACNNNSGSSQGLVIDFKNFPNFTTLKSNNGKGLDLTPLNLAQYAYEQNGRSEGVLYLLKHSSDQQLIQKIIEEQFYNSQSKTLDLKQTILLNIPNEISHYEIEHVNFNRCFLGIEHYISGTKNTYRNWALLDQKALDQCFLPLSCFPNIKTADLSNNRLATIPNPVLNWSQLKKMDLAHNALKDISSIVAKYPHLEELHLSNNQLTALPKDISKLKKLKRLTLSNNLFDKVPEEIGHLFSLEELKFDSCLTPRSEQQSIFEIPLSWINLKNLKKIHFYESRLYYDHDNLRTIYRKRLQQLLPPSCEIYMEYL; translated from the coding sequence ATGCAATTAACCCCCGAAGAATTAAAAAACTTATCTTCTCTCTTACTAAGCACAGATGACAACAATACGCAAATTGCTTTCGAAATTTTAGAAGCTCAAACCTTCCCAAAGGAGCTTTTCACTGAGGCATTTGTGGTTTTTAAATTGTCTGAAAACACAGAACTCAAACGCAAAGCAGCAGCTTTTTTGTACCAACAGGGTTCTTCTAATGTTTCTCAGATTATGAGTAGAGATCTGCGTTTAACTCAAAAAGGGCAAGTCGCTCCTACTGAACAAACCATTAAAAAAAATATCGATTCTTATGTTGAAATGAGTTATGGGGAGCTTGATGGGATGAAAATGGCATTTGCAATGTATAATAAGTATAACGTAGGGCTCAAATACCTTTTGGATCGGCTTCCTATTGATTTAAAAAAGGAATTATTAAAAACTTTTATTTCAGGTACTTCATTTAAACTAAACAATTGTGCCTTAACCAAAATACCAACTGAGCTTTATGATTTTACGGAATTGACAGAAATTGATTTGAGCGACAACAAAATCAAAATTATTCCTGCCAAAATCAAAGCTTTCGAACAGTTAGAATCGCTGAATATTTCAAACAATAGTATTAGCAAACTAAATAAAGCCTTAACATTATTACCTAATTTAAAAAGGTTAAATATCTCCAATAATAAATTTGTTGAATTCCCTGCCGTCATTTGCCAACTTTCACAACTGGAGTATTTAAATATGGTTGACCTCAATCATCTTCTTTTGGGCGAAACGATCCCTGTGCCTCCCGAAATTAGCCAACTCAAACAGGTGAAAGAAATCAAAGCTTGCAATAACAATTCAGGTTCCTCACAGGGCTTGGTTATTGACTTTAAAAACTTTCCTAATTTCACAACGCTTAAAAGCAATAATGGGAAAGGCTTGGATTTAACCCCTTTAAATTTAGCGCAATATGCCTACGAACAAAATGGACGTAGTGAGGGTGTTTTATACCTTTTAAAACACAGTAGTGACCAGCAATTAATACAAAAAATTATTGAAGAACAATTTTATAATTCCCAAAGTAAAACGCTTGATTTAAAACAAACAATTTTGCTCAATATTCCCAATGAAATCAGCCATTATGAGATTGAACATGTGAATTTTAATCGCTGTTTTTTAGGAATTGAACATTATATCTCTGGTACCAAAAACACCTATAGAAATTGGGCCCTATTAGATCAAAAAGCCTTGGATCAATGCTTTTTGCCCCTATCCTGTTTCCCCAATATTAAAACAGCTGACTTGTCTAATAATCGGTTGGCCACGATTCCTAATCCTGTACTTAACTGGTCTCAGTTAAAAAAAATGGACTTAGCTCACAATGCATTAAAAGATATTTCTAGCATTGTTGCTAAATATCCTCATCTAGAGGAACTCCATCTTAGCAACAATCAATTGACCGCACTTCCAAAGGATATATCTAAGCTAAAAAAGCTAAAACGCTTAACATTGAGTAACAATCTATTTGACAAAGTACCAGAAGAAATTGGGCATTTATTTTCTTTAGAAGAATTAAAATTTGATAGTTGTTTAACCCCACGATCTGAGCAGCAATCTATTTTCGAAATTCCACTTTCTTGGATAAATCTCAAAAACTTAAAGAAGATTCATTTCTACGAAAGTCGGTTGTATTATGATCACGACAATCTCCGAACAATTTATAGAAAACGGTTGCAACAATTGTTGCCCCCAAGTTGTGAAATTTATATGGAATATCTCTAA